In a single window of the Ruminococcus albus 7 = DSM 20455 genome:
- a CDS encoding nitroreductase family protein, translating to MEFQNLIESRRSVRKYADKEVTREQVEEIIKAAQEAPSWKNQQTSKYYCVLSKEKREEIRTTCFPSFNEQRSLNAALIVTAYEKNNVGFDDNCQPINELGNGWGCYDLGLQNMIFMLKAKELGLDTLVMGIRDGQKLRAALGIPENEEICAVLALGYADEEPKKPRRRELSDIAKVF from the coding sequence ATGGAATTCCAGAATCTTATCGAATCAAGAAGAAGTGTGCGAAAGTATGCTGACAAAGAAGTCACCCGCGAGCAAGTTGAAGAGATAATAAAGGCAGCTCAGGAAGCTCCCTCATGGAAAAATCAGCAGACATCTAAGTACTACTGTGTGCTTTCTAAAGAAAAGCGTGAGGAGATAAGGACTACCTGCTTTCCATCGTTCAATGAGCAGAGAAGTTTGAATGCAGCGCTGATAGTTACCGCTTATGAAAAAAACAATGTTGGCTTTGATGATAACTGTCAGCCTATCAACGAACTGGGCAATGGCTGGGGCTGTTATGACCTCGGTCTTCAGAATATGATCTTTATGCTTAAAGCTAAAGAACTTGGTCTTGATACACTTGTTATGGGTATACGCGATGGACAGAAACTGCGTGCTGCACTGGGTATACCCGAAAATGAAGAGATCTGTGCTGTCCTTGCTTTGGGTTATGCCGATGAAGAACCTAAAAAGCCAAGACGCCGTGAGCTTTCTGATATTGCAAAGGTATTCTGA